The Bubalus kerabau isolate K-KA32 ecotype Philippines breed swamp buffalo chromosome X, PCC_UOA_SB_1v2, whole genome shotgun sequence genome has a segment encoding these proteins:
- the PJA1 gene encoding E3 ubiquitin-protein ligase Praja-1 isoform X2: MGQESSKPIWPKPAGGYQSNTGRRYGRRHAYVSFRPSTSQQERISRQTKTPSEVPMHRSAPSQTTKRSRSPFSTTRRSWDDSESSGTSLNADNEDYSSTSRWRETASADEGHLDGLARRSGGEGSSGYPEPKYPEDKREARSDQVKPEKVPRRRRTMADPDFWTYSDDYYKFFEEDSDSDKEWTAALRRKYHGREQNLSSSGESWETLPGKEELEAEQARVNASAGASAGTSGNNELEEVRGPSLQEEERASPEEGEVPWLQYNENESSSEGDNDSGQEFLQPGVFMLDGNNNLEDDSSVSEDLEVDWSLFDGFADGLGVAEAISYVDPQFLTYMALEERLAQAMETALAHLESLAVDVEVANPPASKESIDTLPEILITEDHSAVGQEMCCPICCSEYAKGEVATELPCHHYFHKPCVSIWLQKSGTCPVCRCMFPPPL; the protein is encoded by the exons ATGGGTCAGGAATCTAGCAAGCCTATCTGGCCCAAGCCAGCAGGAGGGTATCAGTCCAATACAGGCAGGAGGTATGGAAGAAGGCATGCTTATGTCAGTTTCAGGCCATCCACAAGCCAGCAAGAAAGGATTTCCAGGCAGACAAAGACGCCATCCGAAGTCCCAATGCACAGATCAGCCCCCAGTCAAACCACCAAGAGGAGCCGATCACCGTTTTCCACCACTCGTCGTAGTTGGGATGACAGCGAGAGCTCAGGAACCAGCCTGAACGCTGATAATGAGGACTACTCCAG CACTTCCAGGTGGAGGGAGACTGCCAGCGCTGATGAAGGCCACTTGGATGGCCTGGCAAGAAGGAGCGGAGGTGAGGGCTCAAGTGGCTACCCTGAGCCGAAGTACCCCGAAGACAAGAGGGAAGCCAGGAGTGACCAAGTGAAGCCCGAAAAGGTGCCTAGACGGCGACGAACCATGGCCGACCCCGACTTCTGGACGTACAGCGATGACTACTACAAATTCTTTGAAGAAGACTCTGACAGTGACAAAGAGTGGACTGCGGCTCTGCGTCGCAAGTATCATGGTCGGGAGCAAAATCTGTCATCCAGCGGCGAGAGCTGGGAGACTCTGCCAGGAAAAGAAGAGCTTGAAGCCGAGCAAGCCAGAGTGAATGCCAGTGCTGGTGCCAGTGCTGGCACCAGTGGCAACAATGAACTTGAAGAAGTTCGAGGGCCATCTCTCCAGGAAGAGGAAAGGGCATCCCCCGAAGAAGGAGAAGTTCCTTGGCTCCAATACAATGAAAACGAGAGCAGCAGTGAGGGGGATAATGATTCTGGTCAGGAGTTTCTGCAGCCTGGTGTCTTCATGCTGGATGGCAACAACAACCTTGAAGATGACTCTAGCGTCAGTGAAGACCTCGAAGTGGATTGGAGCCTCTTCGATGGGTTCGCGGATGGGCTGGGGGTAGCCGAAGCCATTTCCTACGTGGATCCTCAGTTCCTCACATACATGGCACTTGAAGAACGCCTGGCCCAGGCAATGGAAACTGCCTTGGCACACTTGGAGTCTCTGGCGGTGGATGTGGAGGTGGCCAATCCACCAGCCAGCAAGGAAAGCATCGACACTCTTCCTGAGATCCTGATCACGGAAGATCACAGTGCGGTGGGGCAGGAGATGTGTTGCCCCATCTGTTGCAGTGAATATGCGAAGGGGGAGGTGGCGACGGAGCTGCCATGCCACCACTATTTCCACAAGCCTTGCGTGTCCATCTGGCTTCAGAAGTCAGGCACCTGCCCTGTGTGCCGCTGCATGTTCCCTCCCCCACTTTAA
- the PJA1 gene encoding E3 ubiquitin-protein ligase Praja-1 isoform X1, translated as MHRSAPSQTTKRSRSPFSTTRRSWDDSESSGTSLNADNEDYSRYPPREYRASGSRRGMAYGHVDCFGADDSEEEGAGPVERVSVRGKTGKFKDDKLYDPEKGARSLAGVASQFSSFNHDVREELDKLDPAPAARSSVSRAEFLQSNSMASQPSSAEGKVVTNSNNLERERQEPNLPACPSRAPVSICGGENTPKSTEEPVVRPKIRNLASPNCVKPKIFFDTDDDDDMPHSTSRWRETASADEGHLDGLARRSGGEGSSGYPEPKYPEDKREARSDQVKPEKVPRRRRTMADPDFWTYSDDYYKFFEEDSDSDKEWTAALRRKYHGREQNLSSSGESWETLPGKEELEAEQARVNASAGASAGTSGNNELEEVRGPSLQEEERASPEEGEVPWLQYNENESSSEGDNDSGQEFLQPGVFMLDGNNNLEDDSSVSEDLEVDWSLFDGFADGLGVAEAISYVDPQFLTYMALEERLAQAMETALAHLESLAVDVEVANPPASKESIDTLPEILITEDHSAVGQEMCCPICCSEYAKGEVATELPCHHYFHKPCVSIWLQKSGTCPVCRCMFPPPL; from the coding sequence ATGCACAGATCAGCCCCCAGTCAAACCACCAAGAGGAGCCGATCACCGTTTTCCACCACTCGTCGTAGTTGGGATGACAGCGAGAGCTCAGGAACCAGCCTGAACGCTGATAATGAGGACTACTCCAGGTACCCGCCCAGAGAGTACAGGGCTTCGGGGAGCAGAAGAGGAATGGCTTATGGACATGTTGACTGTTTCGGGGCAGATGATAGtgaggaggagggggctgggccTGTTGAGCGAGTGTCAGTGAGAGGGAAAACTGGCAAGTTTAAAGATGATAAGCTGTATGACCCTGAGAAGGGGGCAAGGTCTCTGGCTGGGGTGGCCTCACAGTTCTCTAGTTTTAACCATGACGTGAGAGAGGAGCTTGACAAGTTAGACCCAGCCCCTGCAGCACGGTCCTCTGTTAGCAGAGCTGAGTTCTTGCAGTCAAATAGCATGGCCTCTCAGCCGTCTTCTGCTGAAGGCAAGGTGGTCACAAACAGCAACAAcctggagagggagagacaggagcCGAATTTACCTGCATGTCCCAGCAGGGCTCCTGTGAGTATTTGTGGTGGGGAAAACACTCCAAAGAGCACAGAGGAACCGGTGGTGAGGCCCAAAATCAGAAATCTGGCAAGTCCCAACTGCGTGAAACCAAAAATCTTTTTTGATaccgatgatgatgatgatatgcCACATAGCACTTCCAGGTGGAGGGAGACTGCCAGCGCTGATGAAGGCCACTTGGATGGCCTGGCAAGAAGGAGCGGAGGTGAGGGCTCAAGTGGCTACCCTGAGCCGAAGTACCCCGAAGACAAGAGGGAAGCCAGGAGTGACCAAGTGAAGCCCGAAAAGGTGCCTAGACGGCGACGAACCATGGCCGACCCCGACTTCTGGACGTACAGCGATGACTACTACAAATTCTTTGAAGAAGACTCTGACAGTGACAAAGAGTGGACTGCGGCTCTGCGTCGCAAGTATCATGGTCGGGAGCAAAATCTGTCATCCAGCGGCGAGAGCTGGGAGACTCTGCCAGGAAAAGAAGAGCTTGAAGCCGAGCAAGCCAGAGTGAATGCCAGTGCTGGTGCCAGTGCTGGCACCAGTGGCAACAATGAACTTGAAGAAGTTCGAGGGCCATCTCTCCAGGAAGAGGAAAGGGCATCCCCCGAAGAAGGAGAAGTTCCTTGGCTCCAATACAATGAAAACGAGAGCAGCAGTGAGGGGGATAATGATTCTGGTCAGGAGTTTCTGCAGCCTGGTGTCTTCATGCTGGATGGCAACAACAACCTTGAAGATGACTCTAGCGTCAGTGAAGACCTCGAAGTGGATTGGAGCCTCTTCGATGGGTTCGCGGATGGGCTGGGGGTAGCCGAAGCCATTTCCTACGTGGATCCTCAGTTCCTCACATACATGGCACTTGAAGAACGCCTGGCCCAGGCAATGGAAACTGCCTTGGCACACTTGGAGTCTCTGGCGGTGGATGTGGAGGTGGCCAATCCACCAGCCAGCAAGGAAAGCATCGACACTCTTCCTGAGATCCTGATCACGGAAGATCACAGTGCGGTGGGGCAGGAGATGTGTTGCCCCATCTGTTGCAGTGAATATGCGAAGGGGGAGGTGGCGACGGAGCTGCCATGCCACCACTATTTCCACAAGCCTTGCGTGTCCATCTGGCTTCAGAAGTCAGGCACCTGCCCTGTGTGCCGCTGCATGTTCCCTCCCCCACTTTAA